A single Vanacampus margaritifer isolate UIUO_Vmar chromosome 7, RoL_Vmar_1.0, whole genome shotgun sequence DNA region contains:
- the LOC144054850 gene encoding general transcription factor II-I repeat domain-containing protein 2-like, whose translation MSGPKKRKVDGEGRVFNKEWTTRYFFTEVRSTAVSLICQEAIAVFKEYNISRHFATKHANYASKQSTQEREATAQRLAANLQAQQNFFHRQTSIQESSTRAGFLLAFELAKAIKPFSESEFLKECMVETVSLLCPETKGKFEKISLSRRTVTRRVELIDEDIVSTLNKKAGTFTLYSLALDESNDIKDTAQLLIFIRGINDSFEITEELLSMESLKGKTRGEDLKKRRKRIQDKVKEQNPEQDVIFLHCIIHQESLCKSVLQLNHVVDPVVKLVNFIRVRGLNHRQFVTLLEETDAGHQDLLYHSRVRWLSLGRVLQRVWELKEEISSFLELMGKSEEYSELSDVNWLCDFAFAVDIFSHLNELNVKLQGKDQFVHNMYTNVSAFKSKLILFSRQMSNKSFAHFPTLAVQKGTIQNTNKYCKSLDNCTTCTQM comes from the exons ATGAGCGGACCAAAGAAAAGGAAAGTGGACGGTGAGGGCCGAGTGTTTAATAAAGAGTGGACAACACGATATTTTTTCACTGAAGTCCGATCAACGGCTGTATCTCTGATATGCCAAGAAGCCATTGCGGTTTTTAAAGAGTACAATATCAGCCGTCACTTTGCCACGAAACATGCAAATTATGCTAGCAAGCAGTCAACACAAGAACGGGAGGCTACTGCACAGAGGTTGGCGGCTAATTTACAGGCtcagcagaatttttttcaccGACAAACTTCAATTCAGGAGTCAAGTACCAGGGCAGGTTTTTTGCTGGCGTTCGAATTGGCGAAGGCTATTAAGCCTTTCTCCGAAAGCGAGTTTTTGAAAGAATGTATGGTAGAGACAGTAAGTCTCTTGTGTCCGGAGACCAAAGGCAAGTTTGAAAAAATCAGTTTATCACGCAGGACAGTGACTCGCCGTGTGGAACTGATTGATGAAGATATAGTGAGCACGTTAAATAAAAAGGCGGGGACCTTTACGTTATATTCACTGGCACTTGATGAAAGTAACGACATAAAAGACACTGCTCAGCTCCTAATTTTCATCCGAGGGATAAACGACAGTTTTGAGATAACTGAGGAGCTTTTGAGCATGGAGTCGCTGAAGGGGAAAACGCGAGGAGAGGACTT gaaaaaaCGTCGGAAAAGGATCCAGGATAAAGTGAAGGAGCAAAACCCTGAGCAGGACGTTATTTTCCTTCACTGCATCATTCACCAGGAGTCTCTGTGTAAGTCTGTGTTGCAGCTTAATCACGTTGTCGATCCAGTTGTAAAACTTGTTAACTTCATACGAGTGAGGGGACTTAATCATCGTCAGTTTGTTACACTGTTGGAGGAAACCGATGCGGGTCACCAGGACCTACTTTACCACTCTCGTGTCCGCTGGTTAAGTTTGGGAAGAGTGTTACAACGAGTGTGGGAGCTCAAAGAGGAGATAAGCTCATTTTTGGAGTTAATGGGAAAATCCGAAGAATATTCAGAGTTGAGTGACGTGAACTGGCTTTGTGACTTTGCGTTTGCTGTGGACATATTTTCACACCTGAATGAGCTGAACGTGAAGCTACAGGGGAAAGATCAGTTTGTGCACAACATGTACACAAATGTGAGCGCCTTCAAATCCAAGCTGATTTTATTCTCCAGACAAATGTCAAACAAATCTTTCGCTCATTTCCCCACACTAGCCGTGCAGAAAGGGACCATCCAAAACACGAATAAATACTGCAAATCACTGGACAACTGCACAACATGTACACAAATGTGA